A genome region from Flavobacterium sp. CFS9 includes the following:
- a CDS encoding transcriptional regulator has translation MAETFEELDPVLNAPVRLAIVSALVKMKQADFGYLQEITKTTQGNLSHQIKKLNEAKYIEIEKTFKGNYPQTICKLTKTGKIAFESYVETIKKYLHL, from the coding sequence ATGGCGGAGACTTTTGAGGAACTAGATCCTGTTTTGAATGCACCAGTTCGTTTGGCTATTGTTTCTGCACTTGTTAAAATGAAACAAGCTGATTTTGGTTATTTGCAAGAGATAACCAAAACAACACAAGGCAATTTAAGCCATCAGATAAAGAAACTAAATGAAGCAAAATATATTGAAATAGAAAAAACATTTAAAGGAAACTATCCGCAAACAATTTGTAAACTAACAAAAACAGGGAAAATTGCCTTTGAAAGTTATGTAGAAACAATAAAAAAATATCTGCATCTCTAA
- a CDS encoding XRE family transcriptional regulator, translated as MEQKIHQGRNVKRFREMLGIKQEALAYDLGEDWNQKKISMLEQKDVIEDNLLKQISNSLRIPVEAFQNFNEEQALNFISNTFNDQSNGYNYYPTFNINPIEKWIEALEEIKRLNLELLKAKDEQIKALEKLINK; from the coding sequence ATGGAACAGAAAATTCATCAGGGAAGAAACGTAAAACGTTTTAGAGAAATGCTTGGCATCAAACAGGAAGCACTTGCTTATGATCTGGGAGAAGACTGGAACCAAAAGAAAATTTCCATGCTGGAACAGAAAGATGTTATTGAAGATAACCTATTGAAACAAATCTCAAACTCATTAAGAATTCCGGTTGAAGCTTTTCAGAATTTCAATGAAGAACAAGCATTAAATTTTATATCCAATACTTTTAATGATCAATCTAACGGATACAATTATTATCCAACTTTCAATATAAACCCAATAGAAAAATGGATAGAAGCTTTGGAAGAAATTAAGAGGCTAAATTTAGAACTTTTGAAAGCCAAGGATGAGCAGATTAAGGCTTTAGAGAAATTAATCAATAAATAG
- a CDS encoding winged helix-turn-helix domain-containing protein, which yields MADSPKLLYGKRRYLFTLIVLLSISVICVAFDMGDGNDFDISRREVLLRRIGHELLLQSGDSTSKVLPVKKIAENEYQINFENDFTFQPDSLINITGRFLDKAPGASNYIVNVLNCGNGSVTYGYVISKNKKDDIVACIGRKQPKTCYRINIKFKPTGIITAKNGYLLGGLSFLAFVGFIFLKSVKPQKHIPESQPTNTFTLGSVLFNANDRKLIINEETIDLTVTETRVLLIFAFSPNKTIERSRLQKEIWEDEGVIVGRSLDMFISKLRKKMENDPNIKIVVVRGKGYKLDIPF from the coding sequence ATGGCTGATAGCCCAAAACTTCTTTATGGAAAACGCAGATACCTGTTTACACTAATAGTACTCTTGTCTATTTCTGTAATCTGTGTGGCTTTTGATATGGGAGATGGTAATGATTTTGATATTTCAAGAAGAGAAGTTTTGCTCCGCAGAATCGGCCATGAACTACTTTTACAGTCGGGTGACAGTACATCGAAAGTACTTCCTGTAAAAAAGATTGCCGAAAATGAATATCAAATCAATTTTGAGAATGACTTTACTTTTCAGCCAGATTCGCTAATAAATATTACCGGCCGTTTTTTGGACAAAGCTCCCGGAGCAAGTAATTATATTGTTAATGTTCTCAATTGTGGCAATGGCAGTGTAACTTATGGATATGTGATCTCAAAAAATAAGAAAGACGATATTGTAGCCTGTATCGGAAGAAAACAGCCCAAAACATGTTACAGGATTAACATTAAATTTAAACCAACGGGCATTATTACAGCAAAAAACGGCTATCTTCTTGGAGGGCTTTCATTTTTAGCGTTTGTTGGATTTATTTTTTTGAAATCAGTTAAACCACAAAAACATATACCCGAAAGTCAACCTACTAATACATTCACTTTGGGTTCAGTATTGTTCAATGCGAATGATCGTAAGCTTATCATCAATGAAGAAACAATAGACCTGACTGTTACAGAAACCCGTGTATTGCTCATTTTTGCATTCTCACCCAACAAGACCATAGAGAGAAGCCGCCTGCAAAAAGAGATATGGGAAGATGAAGGCGTTATTGTAGGCCGTAGTCTCGATATGTTCATATCAAAACTTAGAAAAAAAATGGAAAATGATCCGAACATCAAAATAGTTGTGGTACGCGGCAAAGGATATAAACTTGATATCCCTTTCTAA